The Microbacterium sulfonylureivorans sequence TGACGGATCCGCGAACGGCTTCCGCGGATCCGAGCGACTCCGGCGAACCCGCGCAGGACCATTCGGGCGTCCGCGCGACGGCGGATCCGGCGAGTGCCGACGACTCAGCATCGTCGACCGCCGGATCCGCCCTCACTCCCCCGCCGGCCGAGCCTTCCGCGCCGCTCTCGGCGGCGGATGCCGAGGTCGTGGCGTGGCGAGAGCAGCACGCGGCGTGGAAGCATCACGACCACGCGTGGCGTCGTCAGCAGCAGGACGCCGAGCGCGCAGCGCGCGAGCAGGCCCGGGCCGAGCGGGCGGCGGCCGCGGGTGTCTTCGCCGTGGAGGCCGCGGAGCGACGCCGCATCCATCGCGCGTCGAACCCACGGACGAGCTTCGGGTATGTCGTCTTCGCGATGGGGGCGGCACTCGTCATCGGCGCGATCACCTCGCTCTGGCGTGGCGCCGTCGAGCCGGGCGAGCCGATGATCACCGTCGCGTCCGGACTGTTCGCGTCGGCGCTCGTCGTCGCGATCTCGATGATCGTCGCCGGCGCGATCCGTCGCCGCAGCGGATTCCTGGCCTTCCTCGCCGTCGCCCTCCTCATCGCCGGCACGGCCACCGCGGCCGTACCGGTTGCTCGCGGCATCGTGTTCGGCGACACGAGCGTCAGCTCGTGGGAGCCCCGCGACGTCACACAGGTCTGGGGCCACCTCTTCATCGACGTCGGCGACGTCGGCGACGCCGACGGCGCTGCGCCCGACCCGATCAGGATCGACAAGCGCAGCGGGTCCACGTCGATCTGGGTCGGAGCCGGCGTGATCCTCACCCTTCAGGTGACGAGTCCCGGCGGTGTCCAGTGGTCGACGAACGACGACCGGACGGGCGAGGTCATCGCGGACGGCGAATGGGACGGCGCCGAGCTCGCCGACGGCAGGACCGTCGTACGCGAGCGGATCGACAACGCCCGGCCCGGCTCCGACATCCCGCCCACCCGCCAGACGGTGATCCTCGATCAGCAGTCCGGCACCGTGTCCGTCGACATCTACCAGCCCTGAACGGAGTCCCCCATGCTCACCGAACCCACCGTCCCCCTGGTCGCTCCCGTCCTCGCCGAGGAATCCCCTGCGACCCCTCCGGCTCCCCGCGTACGCTGGGCCGGCATCGTCTGGGGCGCCGTCTTCGCGCTCATCGCCGTCACCGCGCTGTGGGTGCTGGCCGAGGCATCGCGTCTCGCCGCCGTCCACGAGTGGCTGCTGACCCTCTCGCCGGCCGAGCTGCATCCGGGGTGGGTGATCGGGATCGTCGTCCTCGCGGGCGGCCTCCTGCTGCTCATCCTGGGCGGCGTGGCCCTGCTGCGCACCGCGCAGCTGCGGGCCACGGTCGAGCGGTGACCGCCACCGTCACCGGCTGGCTCTCAGCGGGCCGCTGAGAGGATGGACCTCGTGCGCACCCTCCTGAACATCATCTGGCTGATCCTCGCGGGGTTCTGGCTGTTCCTCGGCTACGTCCTCGCGGGTGTGCTGCTGTGCATCCCGATCATCACGATCCCGTGGGCCATCGCCTCGTTCCGGACCGCGAACTACGTGCTGTGGCCGTTCGGTCGCACCATCGTCCCGAAGCCGACCGCCGGCGTCGGCTCGTTCCTGGGCAACGTGATCTGGGTGATCTTCGCGGGCTGGTGGCTCGCGCTCGCCCACATCGCCTCGGGGATCGCGCTGTTCATCACGATCATCGGCATCCCGCTGGCGCTCGCCGACTTCAAGATGGTGCCGATCTCGCTCATGCCCCTCGGCAAGGACATCGTCTCGACGCGTCAGGGCGCGTTCGACCGCACTCTCACATCACGCTGAGATCGTCGGCGGCCACCGATACGGAGGGGGATGCCTCGTCCCGTCGTCGCCACGGCACCGCGAGCAGCAGCCCGATGACGAACAGCACTCCGCCGAACGCTGCGGCGATCCACGGCGTCTCCGGCGGGATCTCGAGATAGGTCGTGATGCCGAGGATGCGCGCGAGGCCCCAGGGCAGCAGGCCCATCTCGTCGTTCCAGAGCGTGAGCGCGCGCTCCAGGCCGATGAGCCCGATGACGAGCGATGGCACGGCCAGGCCGGCGCCGATCGCGGCGAGCACGTATCCCGTGGCGCGGCGCGCGCGAACCTGGATCGAGAGCGCCCAGCCCGCTGCCACGAACACCCAGACGAAGAGCGCGAACGCGACGGCGATGTACGCCGTCCGGAAGACGGGCTCGGTCCAGAACGCGAACCAGTAGCCGCCGGGACCCGAGAACGACAGCGACGCCAGTGTGACGATGCAGCGGAGCACGATCACTCCCCCGACCGCGGCGATCACCGGCCACGGCGAGCGCCGGCCGACGAAGACGCGCACCACGATCGCGAACATGGCCCACGCGCCGAACACGACGGCCAGGTGCGTCCACGACAGGAACGACGTCTGCACGGCGCGCGTGGCGATCAGCAGGGCGGCCGGGATGACGAGCAGCAGCCAGCGATCGAGCTCGAGCATGCCCAGGGTCGACTCGCGAGCACGCCACGGTCGGGTCGATGCGATCCAGGATGCCCGGGCCGCCGCGGCGCCGGGACGACGCACCAGGCTCGTGCGAGCGGCCACCGCGCCGATCACGACCCACGCCAGTGCGAGGAGCAGCAGCACGCGCGCCATCCACGCCATGGCCAGATCGCGCTCGGCGCGTTCGACGCCGAGCTGCGCGGCCGTGAGGTTGTACGCCGGGTAGTCGATGTCGCCCTCGTACTTCTCGAGGTGCGCGGCGGCGAGCGCCTCGTACTCGACCCGGTCGGCGTCCCACGCGGCGTACGCGTCGGGAGAGAGGGTGTCGTGCCACTCGCCCTGGTGCAGGATCATCGCGCGGTATGCCGCCAGGAGGCGCAGCACGTCGGCCTCGTAGTCCAGCGTCTCGGTGAACGCCGCGTGCATCGCGGGATCGCGCCAGGTCGAGGCATCCGTCGCCGCCACCGTCTCGCGCATCCGCTCGACCGTCGCGACGGCCTCCTCGCCGCCCGCGATCGCGGCCTCTATGTCGCCACCCGTCGCGTCGCGCGAGATCGCGTAGAGGACGTCGAGCACGGCGGAGTCACCGGTGAGGATGTCCCACTCGAAGATCCACATCATGGGCGGCGGCTCGAGGCCGATCGCGAACACGCGCTGATCGGCGAACTGCTCGATGTACATCCCCTGCTCGATCGCCTCACGCGACAGGCCCATGGCCTCCACGATCGCGCCGACCGTCTCGGGATCGTCGGAGAACCACTGGCGCGCCCAGCCCGCCGTCACGTCGGCGACGTCGGTCTCGGGGTCTCGGGTGAGCGCTGCCGCGACGACCGTGTCGAGCTCGTAAAGCTGCCAGAACCCGGCCTTGAGGTACAGCGTCATCGGTCCGGCGCGCCAGGGGCCGCCGTCCTGCGTCCATACCCAGACGCCCTCGATGTTCGGGTTGGCGTCGAGCAGCGTCTGCAGCGCGTACTGGTACTCGCGCCCGAGGTCGTTGGGGAACGCCCCGAAGTTCTCGAACTCGCGCCGCGACTGGAACTCGACGATCCGCCGCTGGGCGCCCTGCTCGAGCGTGTCGTTCAACGGGAGCCAGCTGTAGAAGTCGCCGAGCGTGTACTTCGTCGACACGATCAGCGCCGGGGAGTCGATGCCGCCGAGCACGGCCTCGTAGGAGGCCGGGTTGGTGTGCATGTCGCCGACGGCGCCGACGCCCACGCTCCAGGTGCGGAAGATCACTTCGCGATCGGATGCCTCGGCCTGCGCGCTCAGCGTCTCGAGCATCGTCCGCACGGCCGTCGGCGTGCGCACCGCGAGCTGGGAGTAGTAGTCCCAGCCCTCTACGTCGTAGACCTGCCCGGCCTCGCCGATGCGGATGAGGATGCCGTCGAGGGCGGGCTCGGCGTCGTAGAGCTCATCGAGCCCGGCGGCATAGACGTCCCACAGCGCGGGGTTCTCGGTGTCGAGCGACCCGAACGTGTCGACGAGGTAGTCCTCGAGCGGAGTCGTGAGGGTGAGCATGTCGGTGCGGAGGAAGACGTCCATGCCGAGGTCGTCGGCGTGCTGCCAGAACGGCCCGAACGCCTCGCGCAGGGCGAGCGCCTGCGCCCGATGCTCGTCGCCGGGCGTATAGACGATGCCGCCCTCGACCTCGTCGAACGCGACGAACTCGACGAATCCCGGGAAGGCCAGCGCGTTGTAGCCGTTCGCGAGCGAGTGGCGCACGAACTCGTCGAAGTCGGCGAAGGCCTCGGCGAGCGCGGCCTCGTCGATGTAGGGAGCCTCCGGGAGGAGGACGTCGGCGAAGGCCTTGGACGCATGCGAGTAGTCGGTGCCCGGTTCCCACGCGGCGGGATCGGGCTCGACACCGACAGCGCCCATGTCGACCATGCGGAACGGAAGGGCCGAGGTCACCTCCTCGCCGAGGTGCTCCGCGACGGACTCCCCCGTGCGGATCTGTGCCGCAAGGTCGTAGATGCCGCGCACGGCGCCGGTCTGGCTCGCCGCCTCGATGCGGAGGGCCGAGCCGGTGCCGGCGAGCCGGTACGTCTCATCGGCCTCGTCGCCGTCGCCGGCGACCACGGTGAGCGTCGTGTCGCCCTCGCGCTCGAAGGCGTCGGCTGTGGCATCCAGCAGGCTGTCGATCGCGGCGTCGTAGCGCGCACCCTCGGGCGCCTCGACGCCGGTCCAGCGGGGGGCGGGCACCGCCTGGCCGAGATCGGGGACGGTGGGAGCGGCAGGCGACATCTGCTCGGCGGGCTCGGTGCGGATGCCGAGCGCATCGCCCACGGCCACGCCGAGGCCTGCCCCCAGTGCCACCAGCACGACCGTCGTGACGACGGCGAGGATGCCCCGCCGTGTCGCCTTCGTCATGCGAGAACAGTACCCGCCCCGGAGGCGCCGCCCGCACCACTGCCGCCTGGGGTGTGGATCACCCGATGCCGAGCTTCCCCCGCACGACGCCCGCTGTCGCGAGGGCGTCGGCGGCGAGCTTGCGCTTGAGCTCGATCGACTGCCCGATCTCCTGTGCGAGCAGGGGGCGCGACCGCACGAGCTCGTCGAGGGTCTCGAGCGGCACCACGAGCACCGTCAGCACGTCGGCGGCGATCGCCGTCGTGAGCGTCTTCTCCCGCGTGAGCGCGGTCTGGCCGACGTAGTCGCCCGGTTCCGCGGTGGCGAACTCGATGCGCCCGCCTCCCGCTTCGACGGCGAGACGCACGCGTCCGTCGACGACGAAGCGGATGTCGTGCGGCAGCACTCCCTCGGGCTGGACGATCTCGCCCAGCCCGTAGCGCTCGAGACGCGAGGTGGAGAGGACCAGGTCGCGCTCCTTGTCGCCCAGGTGCAGCGTCGGCCCGACGACCTCGAGCGCGTGCTCGAGACGCCCGGGCTCGGCGATGGGATCGCTCGCGTCGCCGTCGAGGGCCAGTCCCCGTCGCCGGGCCGCGTACCAGAGCCATGCGAGGTAGAGGCTCAGCGCCTGCGGGGCGTTCTCCGGGCCGTTGATCGGGAGGCTCACCGCATACTTCCCCGAGCCCTGGTAGTCGGCGGTCGCGCGCTCGTCGGTCGCCCTCATCGGCAGCGAGTCGGCGACCTCGACGAGGAGGCCGATGACCTCGTGCGGGGGGTCGTCGGTGGTGAACGCCACCGATGTCGTCACGTGGTGCGGTCCGTCGGGCTGGCTCAGGTTCGTGAACGACGCGCCCGACAGCGTCGAGTTCGGGATGATCTGGATGCCCGACCCGGTGTCGATGTGGACGGCACGCCAGTTCACCTCGATCACGCGCCCCTGCACGCCGGCCGCGTCGAGCCAGTCGCCGATCTTGAAGGGCTGCTCGAACAGGAGAAGGAGGCCCGAGATGACGCCGCCGACGGCGTTCTGCAGAGCGAGGCCGATGACGATCGACGTCACGCCGAGCGCGGCGATCAGGCCCGCGACATCCGCTTCCCACACCCACTGGAACAGGAGCGCCAGGCCCACCACCACGAGGATGAGGCGCGCCAGCTCGACGAAGATCGACGGGATCCTCTCCTGCCAGCTCCCCGATTTCGCGTTGGCGAACAGCGCCACGTTGAACGCCGACAGCACGAGCAGGATGAGGAGGAACCCGAGTACGGTCGCCACCACGCGCGCCCACACCTGGTCGGCATCCGAGCGGAGGGCGAAGACCAGGAGCGCGAACAGCGCGGCCACCGGCACGACCCAGTTGCGCAGAAGCCGTACCGGTCCCGCCGCGGGATTGCCCCGGCGCGTGAGCGCTCCGAGGATCTCGGTGAGGACCACCAGCACGATCGGAACCCCGACGGCGAGCGCGACCGCCCACCACACCCAGCCGTCCTCGAACGGATCCACGGCTACTCGATCCGCCAGACGTCCTGAGCCTTGCCGCGAAGCTCGACCGACCCGGCCCTCGTGAACGTCACGCTGTCCTGCATCCGGTCCCGCACGGCCTGGCTGACGTAGATGCCCGGCAGCCCCGTCACACTGCGCACGCGGTAGGCGAGGCTCACCGCGTCGCCCCACAGGTCGTACGCCAGGCTCGTCCGGGCGACGAGTCCGCTTGTGACCGTGCCGGTGTCGACGCCCGCGCGGATGTCGATCTCGGTGCCGTTCTGCGAGTTGAAGCGCTGGACGACGGCCCGCATCTCTCGGGCGAAGTCGACCGCGCGACGCACGTTGTCGACGCGCGGCACGATGAGTCCCGAGCTGGCGAGATAGCCGCCGCGCAGGGTGCGGACCTTCTCGACGCCCGTCTTCGTGGCCGCCTCGTCGAATCCGCGCATCAGCGCGTTGAGCTGAGACGTCTCGGTCTCGCTCGATAGATCCTCCGCGAACTCCTCGAACCCGACGAGCTCCGCGAAGACGACGGAGACGTTGTCGTGCTCCTCGGAGATCGTCTCCTCGCCGTCGCGGTAGCGCTGTGCGACGGCTTCGGGCATGAGGGTGAGCATGAGCTTCTGGTTCTCGACCTGCTGCTCCTCGATGAGGTCCTGCTTGATCCGCAGGCTCGACGCCATGTCGTTGAACGCCGATCCGAGATCGCCGATCTCGTCGCGCGATCCGATCGGCACCTGCACGGCGAGGTCGCCGCCGGCGACCCGGCGGACGGCGTCGACGAGCTTGCGGATGGGGCGGGTGAAGACCTGGGCGAGCAGCAGCGAGAGCACGCTGACGGCGAGGACGATCGCAAGCAGCGAGAGCACCAGGGTGCGAGTGAAGTCGGCGACGGGCGCGAAGGCCTCGGCGGTGTCGATGCGCGCGACCGCCACCCAGTTCAGGCCGTCGATCTCGACCGGGGTGTACGCGGCGATGTTCTCGTCGCCCAGGTAGGACGTCGAGATCCCGGCGCCGGTGCGTCCCTTGAGCGCCTCGACGACGGGCTGCGTGGTGATCGGCTGGAGGAGCACGGTGCCGCTCACCTCGACCACCCGCTCCGCGATGTCTGGGGGCGTGCCGGCCGAGATCACCTTGTCGGCGTACGCCTCGGGGTCTTCGACGAGCTGCCTCGAGACGCTCCGCATGAGGTTGTCGCCGCCGACGAGGTAGACCTCGCCGGTGTCGCCCAGCCCCTGCTCCTTCCAGCGCTCGTCACCGGTCATCGCGTCGTTGATCGTCGCGATCGGGATCTGGGCCGCGAGCGCTCCCGTCACCGCCGAGTCGTTGCCGATCGGCGACACCACCCACAGGCTGGGGACGTTCAGCGACGGGATCCATCGTTCGAAGTCGGTCGTCTTCACGGTGCTCACGCTGTTGGTGGCGACGACATCGCGGTACGCGTCGGCGAGGAGGGACTCGCGGAACGGACCGTCGAGGAGATTGGATCCCATGTCGACGCCCTTGTAGGCGGAGTAGACGACGTCGCCCTCGAGGTTCATGACCAGCAGGTCTTCGTACCCGACGGTCTCGACCAGTCGTGTCAGATAGTCGCCGTATCGCTCCGTCGCGGCGGAGAACGCCGTGCCGTCGTCGGCGGAGTTGGTGGCGAGCGCCTCGTCGAAGTCGGCGAACTGCGCGGTGTAGTGGTACTGGACCCACTTGCCGGCGTTCGACTGCGGGATGAAGGCGCTCGGGCTGTACGCGTCTCCGGTGCGCTCCTCGAGCTGGGGGATGAACGTCTCGGCGTAGTACTGCTCGAGCTCGGCCTGCTGCTCAGGCGTCAGCTCCCGGCTCTGGAGCTCCTCCCAGCCCGCGTTGAGCTCGCGCGACAGCGTCTGCGCGCTGAGGTTGCGGGAGTCCAGGGCGACGCCTGCCTGGACGCTCTCGACCGTGTGCTCGAGTTCGCCGACGCGCATCTCGCGGATGGTCGTGAGCTGGTCGATCGCCGACGCGCGCAGCGACTCGCGCCCGCTGACGTACCCGATCACGCCGACGATCACGGACGAGATCACGCTGACGGCGAGCAGCATGATGAGCAGCTTCGACTGGATGCTGAGCCCGCCGCGGCGCGGCTTCTTGTCGCGCTTCCGCGCGATCTCCTCCTGTCGCGCGAACTCACGCTCGTGAAGGCGTTCGGACTCGGTGACGGGCGTGTGCTGCGCCCCAGTTTCCGTCGTCGCGCTCACGCATGACCCCCGGTCGGCTCAGTGGTCACTCTAGCCACAGCCGAAACACGGCGGCAAGAAACGATTCGACGACGCCGGGATCGGATGCCCGCCCCCGAGGTGCGGGACGGGCATCCGATCGTGCTTCGGCGCGGTCAGCTGCTCTTGCGCATCGCGCGGATGCCGGCCCACAGACCGAGTGCCGCGAGCACCAGGGCAGACACCCAACCCCACAGCACCGCCGACGCGCCGAGGTCGCCCGCGAAGAGCGCCCGCTCGGCCTGCACCACCCAGTTGATCGGGTTCACGGTCGAGATGGCCCACATCCACTCCGGAGCCGTGTCGAGCGGGAGCAGCATGCCCGAGAGGATCAGCAGCGGGAAGATCAGCGTCTGCTGAACGCCCCAGAACAGCCACTCGCGGTCCTTCGTCTTGAGGGCCAGCGTGTACGACAGCGATCCGAGGCCGACGCCGAACACGGCGAGGAGCGCGAGGCCGACCACGAGACCCGGCACGTTGATCGTGAACCCGAACGGCCACGCGATCAGCACGATGATGAGCGCCTGCACCACGATCGGCGCGATCTCCTTGAGCGCGCGTCCGACGAGCAGCGACGACCGTGCGAGCGGTGCGACGAGCGTGCGCTCGTGCGAGCCCGTCATCATCTCGTACTGCAGGTTGGATCCGGTCGCGCCCGTGCCGAACAGCACGATCATCACGAGCACCCCGGGAACGAACCACTGCAGCGTCTCCCCCACCGGCTGACCGGACGAGCCGACGAGGAGGGGCGCGAAGAGCCCGAGGAAGACCAGCGGCTGAACGAGACTGAAGATGAGCGTGAACGGATCGCGCACGACCGGCTTCAGCTCGCGCGTCAGCACGTTCCACGTGTCGCGCGCGGGGTTTGCGCGCACCACGGTGTCGGGTCGCGCGTCGGTCTGCGGAGTGGTCATCGGTTCGCTCCTGTCTGCTCGGCCACCGCATCGGCGGCTCCGGATGCCTCGGCCGAGGCATCCGCCGTGCTCTTCTCGTCGGCCCCGTCGCCCTGCCCCGTGAGGTCCTCCGTCGGCTCGCCCTCGCCCGCCTCGCGCAGCGTGCGTCCGGTGAGAGCGAGGAACACGTCGTCGAGCGTCGGGGGCACGCCGGTCGCGCGGGCGACCTGGATGCCGGCGGCGTCGAGCGCCCGCACCGCGGACGGCAGGAGGGCGTCGCCGTCGGGCGCCGTGAGGGTGACGGATGCCTCGCCCTCGCGCCGGACGCCACGATCGGTGAGCCTCTGCACGACTGCGACGGCGGCCTCGGCATCCGCTCCCGACGCGAAGCCGAGGGTGAGCACGTCGCCCGCGAGGTTCGCCTTGAGCGCCGTGGCCGTGTCATCGGCGATGATGCGGCCCTTGTCCATGACCATCACGCGCTCGGCGTAGCGGTCTGCCTCCTCGAGGTAGTGGGTCGTGAGGAAGACGGTGGTGCCGTACTGGTGTCGCAGATCGAGGATGTGCTGCCACAGGTTCGCCCTGCTCTGCGGATCGAGCCCCGTCGACGGCTCGTCGAGGAAGATGAGCGGCGGCGCGTGCATGAGACCGAGCGCGACATCCAGCCGCCGCTTCTGCCCGCCCGAGAGCTGCTGCACCGAGCGGTTCGCAAAGCCGGAGAGGTCGAGCGACTCGATGAGCTCGTCGGCGCGGACACGCGCGGCGGGCTTCGACATGCCGTAGAACGCACCCTGGCTGAGGAGCTCGTCGCGCGCCCGCTGCGAGAAGCTGCCGCTCGTCAGCTGCCCGACGTAGCCGATTCGCGCGCGTACCTCCGCAGGCTGCCGCAGGATGTCGAAGCCGACGACGCGGGCCGTGCCGGCCGTCGGCGGGATGAGAGTGGTCAGCATGCGCAGGCTGGTCGACTTGCCTGCGCCGTTGGGGCCTAGGAACGCGACGAGCTCGCCCCGCGAGACCCGGAATGTGAGGTCGGAAACTGCCTCGACGCTCGTCTTCTTGGCATTCTTCTTCTGCTGGTCTGGGAAGCGCTTGGTCAGGCCTTGCGCCTCGATGATCGGTTCGTTCGCCATGGATCCAAGCTAGGAACCATTGCGGACAGATCCGGTCCGCATCATCGGGCAATCTTGAGTCATGTCCGATACGACCACGCGAGCCCTCTCGCTGCTCAACCTGCTCCAGACCCATCGGCACTGGCCCGGCCCGGAGCTCGCCGACCGCCTGGGCGTCACCGAGCGCACGGTCCGCCGCGACGTGGAGCGCCTGCGCGACCTCGGGTACCGGATCGAGTCGTCGCCCGGCGCCGCGGGAGGCTACCGACTCGAGGCCGGCAGCGCCGTGCCTCCGCTGCTGCTCACCGACGAGGAGGCGGTGGCCATGGCGATCGGGCTGCGGGTCGCGGCATCCCAGCGCCTCGTCAGCGGCCCCGAGACCACCATCACCGCGCTCGCCAAGCTCGAGCAGGTGCTGCCGGCGCCGCTGCGGCGACGGGTCGCCGCACTCGCCGAGACCGTGCAGCCGACGGGCATCAACGCCGGAGCGGCCGTGTCGAGCGAGGTGCTCGGCGAGCTCGCCCTCGCCAGCCGCGACCACGAGCGCGTGCGCTTCACCTACACCGCCGCGTCGGGCGAGGTCACGCGGCGCCGCGTCGAGCCGCACGCGCTCGCACCCGCGGAACGGCACTGGTACCTGCTGTGCTGGGACCTCGACAAAGACGACTGGCGCACGTTCCGTGTCGATCGTCTCGAAGGAGTCGAGCACACGAGGGTGCTGTTCGAGCCGAAGCCGCTGACACCCGAGGAGATCGAGGAGTTCATCGTCGTCGCCCGGTCGTGGGTGCGCACGGCGGTCGAGGCGGATGCCGTCATGGAACTGCCTCTCGCCGAGATGCGCGAGTACTTCGGCCAGTGGGGCCAGGGCGCCGAAGCCGAAGACGATGCGCACACGCGCTGGCCGGTCGGCGGCGCAGACTGGCGCGAGACCATGTACGGCCTGATGTGGATCCCCGAAGGCGTCGAATACACGACCGACCTCGTGGAGCCGTCGCGGTCGCAGCTGCGGGAGACCCTCGAGCGGATGCTCCGCGCCATCGACGCGCCTCCGCCTCCGCGCCGCGCCGCGGCCGCACGCGCCCACCCGGAGGACGAGTAGGGCGTCCCTGCGACGCGCCGCCGAAGCTCAGCACCCTCGCAGGAGCCGCGCCTACGCTGGCGCCGACCCGAGGAGTGACATGCGCCGACTGTATATCGCCGCCGTTGCAGGTGCCCTGCTGTTGTCGCTCACCGCCTGCGCATCCGGAGGACCCATGACCGACCCCACTCCCTCGACGTCATCGAGCCGGCCGCCGTTCGAGACGACCACACCGGGCCCGGTCGGGCCCTCGGGCGAGCCGACAGACGTGACGACGTCCCAGTGGGACGCGATCGTGGCCGATCTCGCGCGCCGTGGTGTCGAGGGCGAGCCGCAGCTCGTCTCGGCCGAGGCCGTCCAGTGGACCAACGGGGCGCTCGGCTGCCCGAAGCCCGGCATGGCGTACACCCAGGCGATCGTGGACGGGATGCGTGTCGTCGTGACGGTCGAAGGCACCCCCTACGACTATCGCTTCGGCCGCGCCGACACGCCCGTGCTCTGCGAGGCCTGAGACCGGCATAGAGGGCCCTTTCCACGCCGAAGGCGGCACCCCACAGGGGATGCCGCCTCCGGACGTTCGACGAGCGGTTACTTCGTCTTGACCAGAACCGTCTCGCTCGTGCCCGACTTGTTGTCGATCACGACCGCCATGACACCGAGCGGCTTCTGCGCGGCGACCTGCGCACCGTTCACCGCGACGGGAACCGTCACGCTGCCGTTGCGGGGCACCTCGGCGAACTGGCCGTTCTCGATGGCCGGCGACCACGGGTTGTAGGTCGCGACACCGGCGATCTCGTCGAAGCCCGCCGAGTTGGTGATCGAGTAGCTCGCGACCGAGTAGCCGAACGTCGGCGCGGCCGACGTGATGCCCAGGTCGCTCGCGTACACCGGCAGCAGGATGGTGCTGCTGTCGGTCGGCGCCGACGCGTAGAACCCGGCTGCGAACAGCCCCGCCGGCGTGCTGACGAAGACCTCGGAGCGGCCGTTCGCATCGCCCGCCCGGACCAGGCCCGAGTCGGCCGAGAACACGATGGCCTCAGGGTTTCCGTCGCCGTTGCGGTCGATGACCACGTCGAACTCGAGGCTCGCCGGGTTGGACCACCGCTTGTGCGTGTTCACCGCGAACACGAGCAGCTGGTCGCTGCCGTCCGCGAAGGACTGCACGCCTGCCGACGCCAGGTCGAACCCGGTGTCGCCGATCGTCTTCGGCACGTCCTTGGCGTCGCTGAGACTCCACGTGTAGAAGTCCGCAGCCCCCGTGAGGGCGCCCAGCCTGTTGGTCAGCTTGACCGACTTGTCGGCGTCGCCCACGGTGTCCTTCTTGCCGAACAGCGCACCGGTCGACGAGGCGACACGGCTGTCCGAACGGGGAACCAGCAGGTACGGCACACGCAGCGTCGACGAGTCGGACGTGAGCAGGATGTCACCCGAGAACTCGTACTGGGCGAACGGGTCGCCCGACACCGACGACGAGCCGACGGCGCCGGCACCGGCCGTGAGGCCGACGATGACGGTCGCCTTGCCCTTGGCGGGAACCTTCACCGACGAGCGGTTGAGCGAGATCTTCGCCTTCTCGGACTGGGCCGAGGGAGCGGAGCTCACCTTGTAGGTGACGGCCTTGTCGCCGTGGTTCGTGATCGTGATCGTCTTGAGCCCGGCGAACCCGATCCACGACTCCTGGAACCCGAAGCTCAGCGCCGACTCGCGCAGCCAGCCGCTGTCGGTGCGGAACGCGTCGCCGGTGGCGGTGACCTTGGTGGCGACCGCCTGCGCGGCGTCGACCAGGCCGACTCCGCCGCGCGTCATCTGCTGCCCCGCAACCTTCTCGGGGTCCGCCGACGACACGACGGCGGCGGCGATCTCGCCGGCCTTCCAGCCCGGGTGGGACTGGACGGTGAGGGCCGCGACGCCCGCGACGTGCGGTGCTGCCATCGAGGTGCCCGAGATCGTCGCCGGGCCGTTGCCCGTGCCGACGCCCGTCGAGACGATCGAGACGCCCGGCGCCGCGACATCCACGGCCACGCCGCTGTCGCCGCTGCGCGGACCGTTCGACGAGA is a genomic window containing:
- a CDS encoding ATP-binding cassette domain-containing protein, which translates into the protein MANEPIIEAQGLTKRFPDQQKKNAKKTSVEAVSDLTFRVSRGELVAFLGPNGAGKSTSLRMLTTLIPPTAGTARVVGFDILRQPAEVRARIGYVGQLTSGSFSQRARDELLSQGAFYGMSKPAARVRADELIESLDLSGFANRSVQQLSGGQKRRLDVALGLMHAPPLIFLDEPSTGLDPQSRANLWQHILDLRHQYGTTVFLTTHYLEEADRYAERVMVMDKGRIIADDTATALKANLAGDVLTLGFASGADAEAAVAVVQRLTDRGVRREGEASVTLTAPDGDALLPSAVRALDAAGIQVARATGVPPTLDDVFLALTGRTLREAGEGEPTEDLTGQGDGADEKSTADASAEASGAADAVAEQTGANR
- a CDS encoding helix-turn-helix transcriptional regulator, producing the protein MSDTTTRALSLLNLLQTHRHWPGPELADRLGVTERTVRRDVERLRDLGYRIESSPGAAGGYRLEAGSAVPPLLLTDEEAVAMAIGLRVAASQRLVSGPETTITALAKLEQVLPAPLRRRVAALAETVQPTGINAGAAVSSEVLGELALASRDHERVRFTYTAASGEVTRRRVEPHALAPAERHWYLLCWDLDKDDWRTFRVDRLEGVEHTRVLFEPKPLTPEEIEEFIVVARSWVRTAVEADAVMELPLAEMREYFGQWGQGAEAEDDAHTRWPVGGADWRETMYGLMWIPEGVEYTTDLVEPSRSQLRETLERMLRAIDAPPPPRRAAAARAHPEDE